In one window of Miscanthus floridulus cultivar M001 chromosome 12, ASM1932011v1, whole genome shotgun sequence DNA:
- the LOC136497153 gene encoding protein VACUOLELESS GAMETOPHYTES-like, giving the protein MESMSEDGYTLAHISHLHDLHLADVPAGAPPPLCHACGLHCTRSAYQCAPCRYALHPTCARVRRTVRHPAHPEHPLSLRLATPYQSGIYTCDACRTGGHEFVLHCQHCQFDLHLPCAALPAEVVASRAHPHRHPLRLAYDNPHRGKPQGVVVVCTVCTQGIVPEQWLYGCERCDGFAAHVGCAVPDAQIKHVYPRIDMQRVRAEQDASQTAALLQQYQQMSALISAQSSMFASNAASMLGVTMEGLKLGARMADDNLAINFNKSGTWDQIRKREEYYRQRKNSYL; this is encoded by the exons ATGGAGAGCATGAGCGAGGACGGCTACACTTTGGCCCACATCAGCCACCTCCACGACCTCCACCTCGCCGACGTCCCCgccggcgcgccgccgccgctctgccACGCCTGCGGCCTCCACTGCACGCGGTCCGCCTACCAGTGCGCGCCGTGCAGGTACGCCCTGCACCCGACGTGCGCTCGCGTGCGCCGCACGGTGCGCCACCCGGCGCACCCCGAGCACCCGCTCTCCCTCCGGCTCGCGACGCCGTACCAGTCTGGCATCTACACCTGCGACGCGTGCCGCACCGGCGGCCACGAGTTCGTGCTCCACTGCCAGCACTGCCAGTTCGACCTGCACCTCCCGTGCGCGGCCCTGCCCGCAGAGGTGGTCGCGTCGCGCGCGCACCCGCACCGGCACCCGCTCAGGCTCGCGTACGACAACCCGCACAGGGGCAAGCCGCAGGGCGTGGTCGTCGTCTGCACCGTGTGCACGCAGGGCATCGTCCCGGAGCAGTGGCTCTACGGGTGCGAACGGTGCGACGGCTTCGCCGCCCACGTCGGCTGCGCCGTGCCGGACGCGCAGATAAAGCATGTGTACCCGAGGATCGACATGCAGAGGGTACGAGCGGAACAGGACGCGAGCCAGACGGCGGCGCTGCTGCAGCAGTACCAGCAGATGTCGGCGCTCATCAGCGCGCAGTCGAGCATGTTCGCGAGCAACGCCGCGTCCATGCTGGGCGTCACCATGGAGGGCCTGAAACTGGGCGCGCGTATGGCGGATGATAACTTGGCAATCAACTTCAACAAGTCAGGGACGTGGGACCAGATCAGGAAGAGGGAGGAATATTACAGGCAG AGAAAAAATTCATATCTTTAA